The DNA window CTGAGCACATGCTAAACACTCACTGGACACAGCCACTTAACAGTAGAGCTGAGGTTAACCTCCAcgtgaagagagagaaaacccagTGTCTCTAGCACATCCCTCCGTGATCCGATCCTGCATGTAAGTGTTTTCTGTGTCCCGtgtaagctccctgagggcaggggcttGGTCAGCCTGTTGACTGCTGCTTCCTGGGGCTTTGGGTGGCACCTGGCACCAGGTTGGTGCTCGGGGAAAGTTTGATGAATGACTGAGTGAAGGACTGCTTGGGGGGCCCCATGGGCCATTTACCGCATTGGACAGCCCCTTCCCTCACATCCTATGCCTGGCGGCTGTGGCCTGAGCGGATCTGTCTCATGCCCCATTGGATGGAATCTTCCCAGGTCAGGGGAGCCTGGGCCCCGCCCGCCCACTGCTATCTTCCCCAAGGAGAAGATGCTTAGAGCTGGCAGTGCAGTTGAACTTCCTTGCAGCCTGCCGTGGATGCAACAGGATCTCCCTTCTTGGGCGGGAAGTGGAGCGTGTTGAAAGTCTTGTGGGAGGTGGTTACAGACCTTGGGAGGCGGGCCAGCCAGTGGGCAGCTTCAGCGCCTTGGTATCTTAGAGCTGGGTCTAGGCTGATGGCAACCATCCAGGTTTGAGGTCCCTCCACTCATTACACAGGTGAACATGTTTTGAAACCATCCGCCCACCTCCCTGGGATGGCACGGAGAGTGGCTGCTTATGCTCTGCTCCCCGGagccccccccactccccctgcaACGTGCACTGAGAAAATGATCCCACTCTTGGTCCCCTACGAGTCCCTTATTTGGaaaagccacccccaccccctgagtgAAATAACTGTTGGACTGAATTCTGACACCGCCACCTACCCTGCCCTCCGGGAGCATTAGTCCTGGAAGAGCCCACGGCTCTGGGAAACCTCGTTTCCGTGAAGACCTCTGCCCTCTGCTCAGCCAAGTCTTCTATGCCAAAGTGAGAGTGGGGGAGCCCAAGGATGAGGAGAATGACCATGACGATAAATTTCCAGgcagagcccagcccccagctccccctCACCCCAGGAAGCCCTGAGCCCTCCCTTCGTCCTTTTCAAAATAGGAGCCCCCACCTTTCCAATTTCCTCTTGTGCCTCTTCTCCATCTCCCGGCCCCCGCCTCTGCGTGACCACGTGGCGTGCAGGCAGCCCATCTGGGGCTCAGGGGATCCTATTGGGTATGCCAGCTTAATGAAATACTTGCAGTTTATTAAACACAGCCTTCCCTAAGCCCCGAGCGCCTGTGGGTATTTGCAAGCCCAAGGTAGCCCCGAGCTACCACACACGTAATTGTTACATGTGTCCTTGCATTCTTGGTGCAACCTCAAAACGCCGGCTCTTAAGCAGCACACAAAATGAGCAACATAAAGTAATTCCTGGTCAGACAAGAGGGGGAAAGGTGGGGAAACACTGAGAGAGGCTCCCAGAACCCCTTAGGACctctaaaatatatgaagttCCTGTTCCGTtgcatagctgtggctgcggAGGGCGCTCCCCCGACCCCAGGCCATTCGTTGTTCGCAGATTTGGCTCATCAGTGCTCCGCAAACCTGCTTGTCAGCTTTGAATGATGTAGCTTGGTATATGAGGTCCTGTGCCAGCCGAGGCTGGCTCTGGCTGGCCAGAGGGCCTAGCAAAGCTCCCTGTCCTGGGGCTCCCTCTGGAGCTGTATTTCTGTTGCTCCTCCAGGGCTTGGCTGGGAAGGACCGTGGAGAAAGCCCAGGGGACCCGGGGCCTGTGGCCCTGGGCCCGGGGGAGGCTGCTCCTGGGGGACGCCTTCCCATTCGTCTGTCTCCTCGGCCTGGAGCCTGTAAATCAGGGGCGAGGGGCTGAGATGGAAGAAGCAGACAAAGGCCTCCAGGGAGGTGCCTCCCTCGATGCGGACCACCATCTGGACGCCGGAGAAGGCGACCCTGTTGACGACACTCAGGGGCACCTGCTCCAGGAACCTCAGCGTCAGCCCGTTGACCCACACGCAGCCCTTGCGGCTCAGGGCCTTCAGGCTGAAGGTCAGCAGAGAGCCACCCTTCTCCAAGTAGGGCTCCAGCGACAGGTGCCGGCGGGAGAGGTGCGGGAGCTGCAGCCGGAGGTGGGCCTCCGGGCCCCGGCCCACCAGCAGCGGGCTGATGTCGTGCTGTAGCCGTGGGGGAACGAGGGTGAAGGTGGTTGGGTCCGGCACGGGGTGATGCAGGCTCACCCGCAGGACCGTGTGGGGCCTCTCCATGGACAGGAGCCTGGGAAGGATGGAGCACAGACACACAGGTGTGGCTGGAGTCAGACACATCTCTGtgactccccacccccgcccggaAACGCTGGCCCGCTTCATGGACCCCCTGCCATATCCAGCTAGGCAAGAGCCAGGGCCCTGAGCGTGGATGCGGTCATTTTGCTCCGGCCAGGCTGCAGTCACGACTGGAGCTGGTGCAGAAGCTCAGGCCCGCTGGTTCTAGCCTCAGCTTCATTCCTAAGACACTCTGAGTGGGACATGccactcactctttttttttttttttttttttggctttttgccttttcttgggccactcttgcggcatatggaggttcccaggccaggggtccaatcggagctgtagctgccggcctacaccacagccacagcaatgcaggatccgagccacatctgcaacctacaccatagctcacggcaatgctggatccttaacccactgagcgaggccagggattgaacccgcaacctcatggttcctagttggattcgttaaccactgcgccacgacgggaactccccacacactCTTTAAATGTTAGTTCTCTTTTCTGTAACATAGGTATGTTCATCCTTGTGTGTGCAAGGTCCGAAGCACTCTGGCTTGTGTGGTGCAGTGTGGGCAGCCTACTGGCATTTGGGGACAATTCTCCCCATTTCACGGGAAGGGAAGGGCAGAAGATAGGCTCCACCTTCCTTGTATCCAACAGTCGCACAGCAAACGCTCACCGAGCCCTCAGAGCCAGGCATTGGCGAGCTGCTGGGGACATGCACACGTCACCAGGCGTACCCGGATGAGGGGAGAAGGGGCTTCTGGGCACTGGAGAGGGACACAGAAAAGGGAAGCCCGGCCCGCTCCCGGGGGATCAGAAAGGCTGCCTGGAGACCTGACGGAAGAACAAAAAACAGCTAAGGCATTCCAAGTGCTCCTGCAGGTGCCCTGAGGAGCCCTCCTCCTGTCTGGGCAGAAGGCGGAGCCTAATGATGAACTTGGAAAGAGCTGAGATCTCTTCGGAACAGACAGGGGCTCCACAGAGGTTGACGGGCCACATCTGCCAGTGTGTGATGCTCTCCTCATGGTCCCGGCAACTCCATTGCCAGGAATTCGTGTTTTAGAACCTCCCTGGCACCGGCAGGAGAGCGCCTTAGAGCCACTGGCTCCGTTATTGCATAGCTCTGAGGAACCCAAACGCCCTGGCACCTCCACCAGGACCTGCCACCACCTTCGACAGGAACCAGGGAACCAAGGACCGAGTGGCTCTGAATAACCCACTGTATGCTTGGCACCAGGCTTCTGCCCACACTCTCTCCCTACCGAGAATGGCCCTTCCATCCCTAACTGATCGTCTCTAAAGGCCTGGTTCAAAGGTGACCTCTCTCGTGAAGCCCTggtcctctctctgccctctgcccttcaCCACAAGGAGAACCCCCACGCCCCAGCCTAGGGCTCCCTAGTCACCAGTTTTCCATTACATGTCAGTGGTCTCATGTGGGTCTTTGATGGTCACTTTTGTGTTCCTCTCCACCTGTGGTCCCCTGAGGCCTCCACAGGGCAGAGCTGCCCTGATGCCCTGGGTCCCACTGCCCAGTACAGAGGAGGCCTGGCCACAGCAAGAATCTGGGGGCGTCTTTGCCAAATGGCTAAAGGAGAGGAGGCCCACATATGGGAACATCATGTGAAGTCAAGTCCAGAGAGATCTGAAATGAAAGCCTGGTCCTTAAAGGCTGTGGGACCGGCTTTCTCCACAGGAGACTCCCCTTTTCCCTAAAGCACAGattccccagcccatcccccttcTGGCTCCATCCTGCAGAAAGCCTCTCCCTGGGTGTGTGATGTGAGCTGGGCTCAGGACAGCTGAGCTGGGCATCCAAGTCCTCAGACCTGGACAGAAACTCAGAGTTCAGTTCTAGGTAGCAAGCCCACAGCCAGAGATCCTAAGAGAACCTGTCAGAACAAAGCCGTCACCGCTGCTCCACTTGGGTACCCCCAATTTCTATCGGCTGATAGAAATTGCCCTGCCAGAGCAGAGCCTCTGAAGAAGCCTTCTCTTTTCTCTAGGAAAAGACCCCAGTTGCTCTGGTGAAGCAGACACCCAGCCCTACCCACACCATCATCTGGGGATGAGCAGGGAGGGAGTCACACTGGGAGACGTGGCTAGTGAGGCGCCAGCAGGGACCCTGCTCTCAGCCCCACCAGGACTCCTCCCCTCGCCGTGAGTTCTAGGCTCTGTGATCTCCACTTACCTTACTTCCAGGGGCACATCTGGCTCTGGCACTGCAGCTGTGAGCTCTCGGGGAGGAAGTGGgtctgggcaggggcagggctggtgaTGGCAGTGACGGCTACCGTTTGGGGATGTGTTGTGTCAGAATGCTCACCAGCTCTGTtgccctcttcctttttccttttaggaaagaaaatggaagtgtGATTTCCCTTTGCAGAAGTGCAACCCCACTGCTAAGAGGCTGAGAAGCCCGGTCTGGGAGCCCTGCGAGGAGAGGCATCTGACAGGTGGTTCCCTCCTGGGTTTCAGCTCTGCCAGTCTCTACGGCCCTGTCCCCAGAGGCCTCAAGAGCTGTGTCCGGTCCCAGCACAGTCCCTCCTCCCCGCGGCCCATTGGGTGGGGGCAAAGGCAGGCCAGGCCTGCTAGAAAGAGGGGCTCTTTGGGACGGAGGGCCAGGGAGGCGAGCCTCCACTGCGTGTGGGAGACTGCGAGGGACCAGGGGTGGCCAAGGGAGCCGTGGGCACCATGACAGCCCACCGTGCGGCTTGGGACAGGGCGTCTCCAGCAACAGGACAGCAGGAAGCAAATCCCATCAGGTGCACACATGGGATGTCTGCGCTCTCAGTGGGAACACACAGAGATTTGGGCTTACACTGTTGTTGCACTGGAAGGGCAGAGATGGGGGAGGCTCTGGGGGTATTCTAGGAGGGCTTCGTGGAGGAAGAAGGCCCTAGAGCCATCTCTGAATCTCAAGGCTAGACTGGAGAGGCTGCTTACCCGTCGGTCACACTTGGATGCAAGTTCTTTCCTTTAGTGATGGCCCAACCCTGGGCAAATCCTTTCACCGTTTCTGACTCGGGTTTTCCACCTGGAAAATGGGGACAGCAAGAGCACCTAGCCCAATGGAGTCTGGTgaggattcattttttttaaaaaagctgaggTAGGGTGGCTAGCACACAGAGCAGACTCAACGAATGAAAGTCAACATAAGTCATTACCCATGCAATTTCTGCTCCAGCTGTGAAAGAGGTTGCAACAGATTAACTTGCCCACCAAGAACAATTATAAATggtaggcttttaaaaaatacgttTGGAGGCATTGAAGAACAACAAGGCCACCAGGACTTGAAGGGCCAGGACCCCAGTGGGGAAGAAAacccattaattaattaattaatcaatttttctttttagggctgcacccacggtatatggaggttcccaggctaggggtcgaattggagctgtagccaccggcctacaccagagccacagcaacgtgggatccgagccgcgtctgtgacctacaccacagctcaatggcaatgccggatccttaacccaccgagcaaggccagggatcagacctgcaacctcagggttcctagtcggattcatttcccctgcaccacaacaggaacacccaaaACCTATTCATTTAAATCTGCTATGCTACCCTTCTTCCTCGTGAAACATTTGCCAGTCTGAAAGCGACGTGGGCCTGAGGCTGAGCAGATGGTGGCAGTTGACACACTTAAGAGTCTCCTAGGACAGAGGAGGCACAGATCGAAGCTCAGCACTGGAGAAGCCCAGCGCCTGGCTGAAAGAGTATGCAGAGAAATGAGCTCATATTCTGTTCCACCCTCAAGATGCCTGCTGGTTTCAAAGCAGGAGTGAAAAGCTGAGGAACCAAATAAAAGCAAGAGCTCAATGGCTAAGAAGCTCAGCACAATGTGTGGCTGTCCCACGTTCCCAGGTAACCAAAATTGGAGGTTAGCACTGGCCAGGGAAGAGGGGCTCCACTAAATAATCCAGGCTTTCAAAAGAATCTGTACAGTCCCAGGAACTAAGGGCAAAGCAAGTTAGAGCAGACCTTAAAAGATGGAGACCTGGCCCTCAATGATCTCAGGCTCTCTTCTCCAGCTGCATTCTCCTCTTCCTAGATAGAGTTAATATCATACAGAGCCTCTACAATTTCTCAGTAGCAATGTTCTGTGATTAATAAAAAAGTGCCAGGCATGCTATGCTAAGCTACAGGACCAACtgtccaaaaacaaacaaacaaacaaacaaaaaaaaaaaaaccaagagaaaataaatccCCACCAAAAGACCTATACAAGAATATTCATAACAGTTTTATCTTCTCAACCCCCAACTGGGAATAATGCAAATGTCCATTAAAAGAAAACTGGGTAAACACACTGTATAACATGTATGCAATGAAACACTACACAGCGATGAAAAAGAGAATGGGCCAAGAATACACAGCACAATATAGATGAATCGCAAGACCATGATGGccagcaaaagaaacc is part of the Sus scrofa isolate TJ Tabasco breed Duroc chromosome 2, Sscrofa11.1, whole genome shotgun sequence genome and encodes:
- the TIFAB gene encoding TRAF-interacting protein with FHA domain-containing protein B; translation: MERPHTVLRVSLHHPVPDPTTFTLVPPRLQHDISPLLVGRGPEAHLRLQLPHLSRRHLSLEPYLEKGGSLLTFSLKALSRKGCVWVNGLTLRFLEQVPLSVVNRVAFSGVQMVVRIEGGTSLEAFVCFFHLSPSPLIYRLQAEETDEWEGVPQEQPPPGPGPQAPGPLGFLHGPSQPSPGGATEIQLQREPQDRELC